In Streptomyces sp. NBC_00448, the following are encoded in one genomic region:
- a CDS encoding acyl-CoA dehydrogenase family protein, translated as MSIDHRLSEEHESLRATVAEFARDVIAPKIGDFYEREEFPYEIVREMGRMGLFGLPFPEEYGGMGGDYFALGLVLEELARVDSSVAITLEAGVSLGAMPVFRFGTEEQKRTWLPRLCSGEMLGAFGLTEPECGSDAGGTRTTARLDESSGEWVINGTKCFITNSGTDITGLVTVTAVTGRKEDGRPRISSIIVPSGTPGFTVSKKYSKVGWNASDTRELSFADCRVPAANLLGAEGRGYAQFLRILDEGRIAISALATGLAQGCLDESLAYARQRKAFGRPIGANQAIQFKLADMEMRAHTARLAWRDAASRLVSGEKFKKEAALAKLYSSEIAVTNAREATQIHGGYGFMNEYPVARMWRDAKILEIGEGTSEVQRMLIARELGLSE; from the coding sequence ATGTCGATCGACCACCGTCTGTCCGAGGAGCACGAGTCGCTGCGGGCGACCGTGGCGGAGTTCGCCCGCGATGTGATCGCACCGAAGATCGGCGACTTCTACGAGCGGGAGGAGTTCCCGTACGAGATCGTGCGGGAGATGGGGCGGATGGGCCTGTTCGGGCTGCCGTTCCCAGAGGAGTACGGCGGGATGGGCGGGGACTACTTCGCGCTGGGGCTGGTGCTGGAGGAGTTGGCACGGGTCGACTCATCGGTGGCGATCACCCTGGAGGCGGGGGTGTCGCTGGGCGCGATGCCGGTGTTCCGGTTCGGTACGGAGGAGCAGAAGCGGACCTGGCTGCCGCGGCTGTGCTCGGGCGAGATGCTGGGTGCTTTCGGGCTGACCGAGCCGGAGTGCGGTTCGGACGCGGGCGGCACCAGGACCACCGCGCGGCTGGACGAGTCGAGCGGCGAGTGGGTGATCAACGGCACGAAGTGCTTCATCACCAACTCCGGCACCGACATCACCGGCCTGGTCACGGTGACCGCGGTGACCGGTCGCAAGGAGGACGGCCGGCCGCGGATCTCCTCGATCATCGTGCCGTCCGGCACCCCGGGGTTCACGGTGTCGAAGAAGTACAGCAAGGTCGGGTGGAATGCCTCGGACACCCGGGAGTTGTCGTTCGCGGACTGCCGGGTGCCGGCGGCGAACCTGCTGGGTGCGGAGGGCCGGGGGTACGCCCAGTTCCTGCGGATTCTGGACGAGGGGCGGATCGCGATCTCCGCGCTGGCCACCGGGTTGGCGCAGGGGTGCCTGGACGAGTCACTGGCCTATGCGCGGCAGCGGAAGGCGTTCGGGCGGCCGATCGGCGCGAACCAGGCGATCCAGTTCAAGCTCGCGGACATGGAGATGCGGGCCCACACCGCGCGGCTGGCCTGGCGGGACGCGGCGTCGCGGCTGGTGAGCGGGGAGAAGTTCAAGAAGGAGGCGGCGCTGGCGAAGCTCTACAGCTCGGAGATCGCGGTGACCAACGCCCGCGAGGCCACCCAGATCCACGGCGGGTACGGCTTCATGAACGAGTATCCGGTGGCCCGGATGTGGCGGGATGCCAAAATCCTGGAGATCGGCGAGGGCACCAGCGAGGTCCAGCGGATGCTGATCGCACGGGAGTTGGGATTGTCCGAATAA
- a CDS encoding SACE_7040 family transcriptional regulator produces the protein MSPTKAVENRREQILREAARLFAERGFHGVGVDEIGAAVGISGPGLYRHFAGKDAMLAELLVGISGRLLAAGRMRVAETTEPAETLDALIRGHIDFAIDDRPLITLHDRELDRLRESDRKLVRQLQRQYVEEWVAVVRRVYPGATELEARAAVHAVFGLLNSTPHLGAQSGLPDRAGMAALLHRLALSALDALGGGPALDSGDDRRVTF, from the coding sequence ATGAGTCCGACCAAGGCTGTGGAAAACCGGCGCGAGCAGATCCTCCGAGAGGCCGCGCGGCTCTTCGCCGAGCGCGGGTTCCACGGAGTCGGCGTGGACGAGATAGGGGCCGCGGTCGGCATCAGCGGCCCCGGGCTGTACCGGCACTTCGCCGGGAAGGACGCGATGCTCGCCGAGTTGCTGGTCGGGATCAGCGGGCGCTTGCTGGCCGCGGGCCGGATGCGGGTCGCGGAGACCACGGAGCCCGCCGAGACGCTGGATGCGCTGATCCGCGGCCACATCGACTTCGCCATCGACGACCGGCCGCTCATCACCCTGCACGACCGAGAGCTGGACCGGCTGCGCGAATCCGACCGCAAACTCGTCCGCCAGCTCCAGCGGCAGTATGTGGAGGAATGGGTGGCGGTGGTCCGCCGGGTGTACCCCGGCGCCACCGAACTGGAGGCCCGGGCCGCTGTCCACGCCGTGTTCGGCCTGCTCAACTCCACGCCCCACCTCGGCGCGCAGTCCGGCCTGCCCGACCGCGCCGGGATGGCCGCTCTTCTGCACCGCCTCGCGCTCAGCGCGCTGGACGCCCTCGGCGGCGGTCCTGCCCTGGACAGCGGTGACGACCGGCGGGTAACTTTCTGA
- a CDS encoding carboxyl transferase domain-containing protein: MAAPALSSAADPASEAFRANAQAHTALTATLRDKLAAARLGGGEKARARHTSRGKLLPRDRVDGLLDPGSPFLELAPLAADGMYDGQAPAAGVIAGIGRVSGREVVVVANDATVKGGTYYPMTVKKHLRAQEVALDNRLPCVYLVDSGGAFLPRQDEVFPDRDHFGRIFYNQATMSARGIPQIAAVMGSCTAGGAYVPAMSDEAVIVRNQGTIFLGGPPLVKAATGEVVTAEELGGGEVHSRTSGVTDHLAEDDAHALSIVRDIVATLPARGAPPWTVRPAEPPAVDPAGLYGAVPADSRTPYDVREVIARLVDGSRFAEFKAEYGTTLVTGFAHLQGHPVGIVANNGILFAESALKGAHFIELCDQRGIPLLFLQNVSGFMVGRQYEAGGIAKHGAKMVTAVACARVPKLTVVIGGSYGAGNYSMCGRAYSPRFLWMWPNAKISVMGGEQAASVLATVKRDQLAAAGEKWSEQAEEEFKAPIREQYETQGNAYYATARLWDDGVIDPLETRTVLGLALTACANAPLPEADPTAPGYGVFRM; encoded by the coding sequence ATGGCAGCACCCGCCCTGTCCAGTGCCGCAGATCCGGCATCGGAGGCATTTCGCGCCAACGCGCAGGCGCACACCGCACTCACGGCGACCCTGCGTGACAAGCTTGCCGCCGCGCGGCTCGGCGGCGGGGAGAAGGCGCGCGCACGGCACACCTCCCGGGGAAAACTGCTGCCGCGGGACCGCGTGGACGGACTGCTCGACCCCGGCTCCCCCTTCCTCGAACTGGCTCCGCTCGCCGCCGACGGTATGTACGACGGCCAGGCCCCCGCGGCGGGGGTGATCGCCGGCATCGGCCGGGTCTCGGGCCGCGAGGTCGTGGTGGTGGCCAACGACGCCACCGTCAAGGGCGGCACCTATTACCCGATGACGGTCAAGAAGCACCTGCGGGCCCAGGAGGTCGCGCTCGACAACCGCTTGCCCTGCGTCTACCTGGTGGACTCCGGCGGCGCCTTCCTCCCCCGGCAGGACGAGGTCTTCCCCGACCGCGACCACTTCGGCCGGATCTTCTACAACCAGGCCACCATGTCGGCCCGCGGCATCCCGCAGATCGCCGCGGTGATGGGTTCGTGCACCGCCGGCGGTGCCTACGTCCCGGCGATGAGCGACGAGGCCGTCATCGTGCGGAATCAGGGCACGATCTTCCTCGGCGGCCCACCCCTGGTGAAGGCCGCCACCGGAGAGGTGGTCACCGCGGAGGAACTCGGCGGCGGCGAGGTGCACTCCCGGACGTCCGGTGTCACCGACCATCTCGCCGAGGACGACGCGCACGCGTTGAGCATCGTCCGCGACATCGTGGCCACCCTGCCGGCCCGGGGCGCGCCGCCGTGGACGGTGCGGCCTGCGGAACCACCCGCGGTGGACCCGGCGGGGCTGTACGGAGCAGTGCCGGCGGACTCCCGTACGCCGTACGACGTGCGGGAGGTGATCGCACGACTGGTCGACGGCAGCCGCTTCGCGGAGTTCAAGGCGGAGTACGGCACCACGCTGGTCACCGGATTCGCCCACCTCCAGGGCCATCCGGTCGGCATCGTGGCGAACAACGGCATCCTGTTCGCCGAATCCGCCCTCAAGGGCGCGCACTTCATCGAACTGTGCGACCAGCGCGGCATCCCGCTGCTCTTCCTCCAGAACGTCTCGGGCTTCATGGTGGGCCGGCAGTACGAAGCGGGCGGCATCGCCAAACACGGCGCGAAGATGGTGACGGCGGTGGCGTGCGCGCGGGTGCCGAAGCTGACGGTGGTGATCGGCGGCTCCTACGGCGCCGGGAACTACTCCATGTGCGGCCGGGCCTACAGCCCCCGCTTCCTGTGGATGTGGCCCAACGCCAAGATCTCCGTGATGGGCGGCGAGCAGGCCGCCTCGGTGCTGGCTACGGTGAAGCGGGACCAGTTGGCGGCAGCCGGCGAGAAGTGGAGCGAGCAGGCGGAGGAGGAGTTCAAGGCTCCGATCCGCGAGCAGTACGAAACCCAGGGCAACGCCTACTACGCGACGGCCCGGCTGTGGGACGACGGAGTGATCGATCCGCTGGAGACCCGCACCGTACTGGGTCTGGCGCTCACCGCCTGTGCCAACGCGCCACTGCCCGAAGCCGATCCGACCGCGCCGGGCTACGGCGTCTTCCGGATGTGA
- a CDS encoding acetyl/propionyl/methylcrotonyl-CoA carboxylase subunit alpha translates to MFDTVLVANRGEIAVRVMRTLRESGVRSAAVFTEADAGARHVREADTAVRVDSYLSASELVRAAGAAGAQAVHPGYGFLAENAGFARACAQAGLVFIGPPADAIELMGDKIRAKQTVQAAGVPVVPGSSGSGLTDGELAWAAREIGMPVLLKPSAGGGGKGMRLVRDAARLPEEIAAARREARGSFGDDTLLVERWIDRPRHIEIQVLADAHGNVVHLGERECSLQRRHQKVIEEAPSVLLDPATRAAMGEAAVQAARSCGYTGAGTVEFIVPGADPAAYYFMEMNTRLQVEHPVTELVTGLDLVEWQLRVACGEPLDFGQEDVTLTGHAIEARICAETARPGDGTVDFLPSAGTVLELRDPAGPGVRVDSGLAAGTEVGTAYDPMLAKVIAHGPDRATALRRLRAALAGTVVLGLETNTGFLRRLLAHPAVVAGELDTGLIDRDAAGLLPDGVPDEVYETAALLRQRELAAPAEDGGWVDPFSVPSGWRLGGEPAWTVHHLRVPGREPVRVGVRDGRVRIGDGPPVRARIDVTGSRVVLYREDRASAFDRAGEWLGRDGDSWRVQSYDPVAAALRGAAAGAGGGALTAPMPGTVTVVKVAKGEQVVAGQSLLVVEAMKMEHVIAAPHDGTVTEIDVTAGTTVAMDQVLAVVAPDDDPDGSALGSGEAS, encoded by the coding sequence ATGTTCGACACCGTGCTGGTGGCCAACCGGGGAGAGATCGCGGTGCGGGTGATGCGCACCCTGCGGGAGTCAGGAGTGCGGTCGGCGGCCGTGTTCACCGAGGCGGACGCCGGCGCCCGGCATGTGCGGGAGGCCGACACCGCGGTGCGGGTGGACAGTTACCTGTCGGCGTCCGAGCTGGTGCGGGCGGCGGGCGCGGCCGGCGCGCAGGCCGTCCACCCCGGATACGGATTCCTCGCCGAGAACGCGGGCTTCGCCCGGGCCTGCGCACAGGCCGGGCTGGTCTTCATCGGGCCGCCGGCCGACGCGATCGAGCTGATGGGCGACAAGATCCGGGCCAAGCAGACCGTGCAGGCCGCCGGGGTGCCGGTGGTGCCCGGCAGCAGCGGCAGCGGGTTGACCGACGGCGAACTGGCCTGGGCGGCACGGGAGATCGGCATGCCGGTACTGCTCAAGCCGTCCGCGGGCGGCGGTGGCAAGGGCATGCGGCTGGTACGGGACGCGGCGCGGCTGCCCGAGGAGATCGCGGCGGCCCGCCGGGAGGCGCGCGGTTCGTTCGGGGACGACACGCTGCTGGTGGAGCGGTGGATCGACCGGCCGCGCCATATCGAGATCCAGGTGCTGGCCGACGCGCACGGCAATGTGGTGCACCTCGGCGAGCGGGAGTGCTCGTTGCAGCGCCGGCACCAGAAGGTGATCGAGGAGGCGCCGTCGGTGCTGCTGGACCCGGCCACCCGGGCGGCGATGGGCGAGGCGGCGGTGCAGGCGGCGCGTTCGTGCGGGTACACCGGCGCGGGCACGGTGGAGTTCATCGTGCCCGGCGCGGACCCGGCCGCGTACTACTTCATGGAGATGAACACCCGGCTCCAGGTGGAGCACCCGGTGACGGAGTTGGTGACCGGGCTGGACCTGGTGGAGTGGCAACTGCGGGTGGCCTGCGGGGAACCGCTGGACTTCGGCCAGGAGGACGTGACGCTGACGGGGCACGCGATCGAGGCGCGGATCTGCGCGGAGACGGCCCGGCCGGGCGACGGCACGGTGGACTTCCTGCCGTCGGCGGGCACCGTGCTGGAGTTGCGTGACCCGGCCGGGCCCGGGGTGCGGGTGGACTCCGGGCTGGCGGCGGGCACCGAGGTCGGCACCGCCTATGACCCGATGCTCGCCAAGGTGATCGCGCACGGCCCGGACCGGGCGACTGCGCTGCGCAGGCTGCGGGCGGCGCTGGCCGGCACGGTGGTGCTGGGCCTGGAGACGAACACCGGGTTCCTGCGGCGGCTGCTCGCGCATCCGGCCGTGGTGGCGGGCGAGTTGGACACCGGGCTGATCGACCGGGACGCGGCCGGGCTGCTGCCGGACGGGGTGCCGGACGAGGTGTACGAGACGGCGGCGCTGCTGCGGCAGCGCGAGTTGGCAGCGCCGGCGGAGGACGGCGGGTGGGTCGACCCGTTCTCGGTGCCGAGCGGCTGGCGGCTGGGCGGGGAGCCGGCCTGGACGGTGCACCATCTGCGGGTGCCGGGCCGGGAGCCGGTGCGGGTGGGAGTGCGCGACGGCCGGGTGCGGATCGGCGACGGTCCGCCGGTGCGGGCACGCATCGATGTGACCGGCTCGCGGGTGGTGCTGTATCGGGAGGACAGGGCGTCGGCTTTCGACCGGGCGGGCGAGTGGCTCGGCCGGGACGGCGACAGTTGGCGAGTGCAGTCGTACGACCCGGTGGCGGCGGCGCTGCGGGGTGCGGCGGCGGGCGCCGGGGGTGGTGCGCTGACCGCGCCGATGCCGGGCACGGTCACGGTGGTGAAGGTCGCCAAGGGCGAGCAGGTTGTGGCGGGGCAGAGTCTGCTGGTGGTGGAGGCCATGAAGATGGAACACGTGATCGCCGCGCCGCATGACGGCACGGTGACGGAGATCGACGTCACCGCGGGCACCACGGTGGCGATGGACCAGGTGCTGGCGGTGGTGGCGCCGGACGACGACCCGGACGGCTCGGCCCTCGGCTCCGGGGAGGCGTCATGA
- a CDS encoding phosphatase, which produces MPMDPLPATPTRQALVSHLIRTRIAGDVATTRENNLDHYRELAEGNRYFWFGLDLGDRWTEESAVLELMAERCGVVADPEHVHGQDTIDPELTIDGLDRMAEVLKKAAENRSTVLLASGHPAGLFAVHNVLAGALRAVGCQVVGPAENLYADGGEIRYLGGVFMLHRGGGLVHTHSPEPMTEVLNALERDGRGLPDLVVADHGWAGCAGARGIDTVGFADSNDPALFVGESEGSVLVSVPLDDNVQPHFYAPMASYLLDAADLRRRPAAPRPGGGGRHRPDPRTRRTRTRKTRD; this is translated from the coding sequence ATGCCCATGGACCCGCTGCCTGCCACCCCCACCCGCCAGGCCCTCGTCTCGCACCTGATACGCACCCGGATAGCCGGAGACGTCGCGACCACGCGCGAGAACAACCTCGACCACTACCGGGAGCTCGCCGAGGGCAACCGCTACTTCTGGTTCGGGTTGGACCTCGGTGACCGGTGGACCGAGGAGTCGGCGGTGCTGGAGTTGATGGCGGAGCGCTGCGGGGTGGTCGCCGACCCCGAGCACGTGCACGGGCAGGACACCATCGACCCTGAGCTGACCATCGACGGCCTGGACCGTATGGCGGAGGTGCTGAAGAAGGCGGCGGAGAACCGCTCCACGGTCCTGCTGGCCAGCGGGCATCCCGCGGGATTGTTCGCGGTGCACAACGTACTTGCCGGGGCCTTGCGGGCGGTCGGCTGCCAGGTGGTCGGACCGGCGGAGAACCTGTACGCGGACGGCGGCGAGATCCGCTACCTCGGCGGTGTCTTCATGCTGCACCGGGGTGGCGGCCTGGTGCACACCCACTCGCCGGAACCGATGACCGAGGTGCTCAACGCCCTGGAGCGCGACGGGCGCGGGCTGCCCGACCTGGTGGTGGCCGACCACGGCTGGGCGGGCTGCGCAGGGGCGCGCGGTATCGACACGGTCGGCTTCGCGGACTCCAACGACCCGGCGCTGTTCGTCGGCGAGTCAGAGGGCAGCGTCCTGGTGAGCGTGCCGCTCGACGACAACGTGCAGCCGCATTTCTACGCGCCGATGGCCTCCTACCTGCTGGACGCGGCCGACCTGCGGCGTCGCCCGGCGGCGCCCCGGCCGGGTGGTGGCGGCCGGCACCGCCCGGACCCCCGGACCAGAAGGACCAGAACCCGCAAGACCCGCGACTAG
- a CDS encoding acyl-CoA thioesterase yields the protein MNEKPTPLQSLLDLLDLERIEQDIFRGFSRSAVVPRVFGGQVAAQALVAAGRTVPEERAAHSLHAYFLRPGDPGAPIVYQVDRIRDGRSFTTRRVVAIQHGQPIFHLSASFQIHEDGLEHQEAMPSAPDPETLPSADELLPAHADKFPDPTVIDRLLEARAAVDLRYVEDPPFLTAGVRREPRSQVWFRTRGKLADNPLLHVCLATYVSDMTLLDSVLLAHGRGGWAVGDVVGASLDHAMWFHRPFRADEWLLYDQQSPSASGGRGLGTARIYTQDGALAVSVIQEGLVRVPRD from the coding sequence GTGAACGAGAAACCGACACCCCTGCAGTCCCTGCTCGACCTCCTGGACCTGGAGCGGATCGAGCAGGACATCTTCCGCGGCTTCAGCCGCTCGGCCGTGGTGCCGCGCGTCTTCGGCGGGCAGGTCGCGGCGCAGGCCCTGGTCGCCGCGGGCCGCACCGTGCCCGAGGAGCGCGCCGCACACTCGCTGCACGCGTACTTCCTGCGGCCAGGCGACCCGGGCGCGCCGATCGTCTACCAGGTGGACCGGATTCGCGACGGCCGCTCCTTCACCACCCGGCGGGTCGTCGCGATCCAGCACGGCCAGCCGATCTTCCACCTGTCGGCGTCCTTCCAGATCCATGAGGACGGCCTGGAGCACCAGGAGGCGATGCCGTCGGCGCCCGACCCCGAGACGCTTCCCAGCGCCGACGAACTGCTGCCGGCCCACGCCGACAAGTTCCCCGATCCGACGGTCATCGACCGGCTGCTCGAAGCACGGGCCGCCGTCGACCTGCGCTATGTCGAGGACCCGCCCTTCCTCACCGCGGGCGTGCGCCGCGAACCGCGCTCCCAGGTGTGGTTCCGCACCCGTGGCAAGCTCGCCGACAACCCCTTGCTGCACGTCTGCCTGGCCACCTATGTGTCGGACATGACGCTGCTCGACTCGGTGCTCCTCGCGCACGGGCGCGGCGGCTGGGCGGTCGGCGACGTGGTGGGCGCCAGCCTCGACCACGCCATGTGGTTCCACCGCCCCTTCCGCGCGGACGAGTGGCTGCTGTACGACCAGCAGAGCCCGTCCGCCTCGGGCGGCCGCGGGCTGGGCACCGCGCGCATCTACACCCAGGACGGCGCGCTGGCCGTGTCGGTGATCCAGGAGGGCCTGGTCCGGGTGCCGCGGGACTGA
- a CDS encoding acyl-CoA dehydrogenase family protein, which yields MRRTVFNEDHEAFRETIRAFIEAEVVPVYDEWLAAGQVPREFYYKLGELGVFGIEVPEEFGGAGERSFKFQAVIGEELARAGVSFGGSSVHVGLCLPYVMAYGAQEQKKRWLPGFVSGETMFAIAMTEPGTGSDLAGMKTTAKLADDRSHYVLNGAKTFITGGVHADRVIVCARTAPPTPEDRRAGISLFVVDTKSDGYAVGRKLDKLGLKTSDTAELSFTDVRVPVEDLLGEEGKGFSYLGQNLPQERLAIAAGAHAQAAAAIRFAQAYVQDRTVFGKTVASFQNTKFELAACKAEVDAAEAVVDRALEAHDRRELSAADAASAKLFCTEVAARVIDRCLQLHGGYGYMNEYPIARLYADNRVNRIYGGTSEVMKSIIAKSMGL from the coding sequence GTGCGTCGTACGGTGTTCAACGAGGACCACGAGGCGTTCCGCGAGACGATACGCGCCTTCATCGAGGCCGAGGTCGTCCCCGTCTACGACGAGTGGCTGGCGGCCGGGCAGGTACCGCGGGAGTTCTACTACAAGCTCGGCGAGCTCGGTGTGTTCGGCATCGAGGTGCCCGAGGAGTTCGGCGGCGCGGGCGAGCGCAGCTTCAAGTTCCAGGCCGTGATCGGCGAGGAGCTGGCCCGCGCCGGCGTCAGCTTCGGCGGCAGCAGCGTGCACGTCGGCCTCTGCCTGCCGTACGTGATGGCGTACGGCGCCCAGGAGCAGAAGAAGCGCTGGCTGCCCGGCTTCGTCAGCGGCGAGACGATGTTCGCCATCGCGATGACCGAGCCCGGCACCGGCTCCGACCTGGCCGGCATGAAGACCACCGCGAAACTCGCCGACGACCGCAGCCACTACGTCCTCAACGGCGCGAAGACCTTCATCACCGGCGGCGTCCACGCCGACCGCGTGATCGTCTGTGCCCGTACCGCCCCGCCCACTCCCGAGGACCGCCGCGCCGGCATCTCGCTCTTCGTCGTCGACACCAAGTCCGACGGCTACGCGGTCGGCCGCAAGCTGGACAAGCTCGGCCTGAAGACCTCCGACACCGCGGAGCTTTCCTTCACCGACGTCCGTGTGCCGGTGGAGGACCTGCTGGGCGAGGAGGGCAAGGGCTTCTCCTACCTCGGTCAGAACCTGCCGCAGGAGCGACTCGCCATCGCGGCCGGCGCCCACGCCCAAGCCGCGGCCGCGATCCGCTTCGCGCAGGCGTACGTCCAGGACCGCACCGTCTTCGGCAAGACCGTCGCGTCCTTCCAGAACACCAAGTTCGAACTCGCCGCCTGCAAGGCCGAGGTCGACGCTGCCGAAGCCGTCGTGGACCGCGCGCTCGAAGCCCACGACCGGCGCGAACTGTCCGCCGCCGACGCCGCCTCGGCCAAGCTCTTCTGCACCGAGGTCGCCGCCCGTGTCATCGACCGCTGCCTCCAGCTGCACGGCGGATACGGTTACATGAACGAGTACCCGATCGCCCGCCTCTACGCGGACAACCGGGTCAACCGGATCTATGGCGGGACCAGTGAGGTCATGAAGTCGATCATCGCCAAGTCGATGGGCCTGTGA
- a CDS encoding hydroxymethylglutaryl-CoA lyase translates to MAVPMPGLPEYVRIHEVGARDGLQNEKSTVPTEVKARFVHRLAEAGLTTIEATSFVHPKWVPQLADAAELMPLLADLARDPELRLPVLVPNARGLERALELGVREIAVFGSATESFARANLNRTVAESLAMFEPVVARARAEGVRVRGYLSMCFGDPWEGPVPVGQVAGVARRLYELGCTELSLGDTIGVATPGHVVALLDELTAGGVPIGHLAVHFHDTYGQALSNTLAALQRGVGVVDASAGGLGGCPYAKSATGNLATEDLVWMLHGLGIRTGVDLDRLSATSVWMAEQLGRPSPSRTVRALTHREP, encoded by the coding sequence ATGGCGGTGCCGATGCCGGGACTGCCGGAGTACGTCCGCATCCATGAAGTCGGCGCCCGTGACGGCCTGCAGAACGAGAAGTCGACGGTGCCGACGGAGGTGAAGGCGCGGTTCGTGCACCGGCTGGCGGAAGCGGGGCTGACCACGATCGAGGCGACCAGCTTCGTCCACCCCAAGTGGGTGCCGCAGTTGGCGGACGCGGCCGAGCTGATGCCGCTCCTGGCCGACCTGGCCCGGGACCCGGAGCTGCGGCTGCCGGTGCTGGTGCCGAACGCACGGGGTCTCGAGCGGGCGCTGGAGCTGGGCGTGCGGGAGATCGCGGTGTTCGGCAGCGCCACCGAGTCCTTCGCCCGGGCGAACCTGAACCGGACGGTGGCGGAGTCGCTGGCGATGTTCGAGCCGGTGGTGGCGCGGGCCCGGGCCGAGGGAGTAAGGGTGCGCGGCTATCTGTCGATGTGCTTCGGCGACCCCTGGGAGGGCCCGGTACCGGTCGGGCAGGTGGCCGGGGTGGCCAGGCGGCTGTACGAACTGGGCTGCACCGAGTTGAGCCTCGGCGACACCATCGGGGTGGCGACGCCGGGCCATGTGGTGGCGCTGCTGGACGAGTTGACCGCCGGCGGGGTCCCGATCGGACACCTCGCGGTGCACTTCCACGACACCTACGGCCAGGCCCTGTCGAACACGCTGGCCGCACTCCAGCGGGGCGTCGGCGTCGTCGACGCGTCGGCCGGCGGCCTGGGCGGCTGCCCCTACGCCAAGAGCGCCACCGGAAACCTCGCCACCGAAGACCTCGTCTGGATGCTGCACGGACTCGGCATCAGGACCGGGGTCGACCTCGACCGCCTCAGCGCCACAAGCGTCTGGATGGCGGAGCAGTTGGGACGGCCGAGCCCGTCCCGTACCGTCCGCGCCCTCACCCACCGGGAGCCGTAG